One Methanosphaera cuniculi DNA segment encodes these proteins:
- a CDS encoding methionine synthase → MNIITTVVGSYPIDDEYKPNTINEKILDKLDMYDEFKKPIHQTVDDYVKYNIDIICDGQPRNDMVKIFTSKINGFKTVDNTVHIIGKITPSANPIGVSDLKYAAKIAHQKNPKYQLYATIDEIFKHEKCGIKGMITGPTSIIHSCNITNFYEDRKTAIYDMAYALQNEAKELEKAGACAIQIDEPFISTGVEDIEVSKRGVEIISKAVNIPVILHVCGDLEDVLEDLLEFDVEILDFEFRGMPENIKTLKKVWNKNTDKIISIGCIDTKLHEVDNIKDVVKTVKQVVDITDEKNVIIDPDCGMRMLDKKIAQEKLSLLDEIKKEGV, encoded by the coding sequence ATGAATATAATAACAACAGTAGTTGGAAGCTATCCAATAGATGATGAATATAAACCTAATACAATTAATGAAAAAATATTAGATAAACTTGATATGTATGATGAATTTAAAAAACCAATACATCAAACAGTAGATGACTATGTAAAATATAACATTGACATAATATGTGATGGACAACCACGTAATGATATGGTTAAAATATTTACATCTAAAATAAATGGATTTAAAACAGTAGATAACACAGTACACATCATAGGAAAAATAACACCATCAGCAAATCCAATAGGTGTTTCTGATTTAAAATATGCTGCAAAAATAGCACATCAAAAAAATCCAAAATACCAACTATATGCAACAATTGATGAAATATTTAAACATGAAAAATGTGGAATTAAAGGAATGATAACAGGACCTACTAGTATAATACATTCATGTAACATTACAAATTTCTATGAGGATCGAAAAACTGCAATATATGACATGGCATATGCACTACAAAATGAAGCAAAAGAACTAGAAAAAGCAGGAGCATGTGCAATACAAATAGATGAACCATTCATATCAACAGGAGTAGAAGATATAGAAGTATCCAAACGTGGTGTTGAAATAATAAGTAAAGCTGTAAACATCCCTGTAATACTACATGTATGTGGAGATCTTGAAGATGTACTTGAAGATCTACTAGAGTTTGATGTTGAAATACTTGACTTTGAATTTCGTGGAATGCCTGAAAATATCAAAACACTAAAAAAAGTATGGAATAAAAACACAGATAAAATCATATCAATAGGATGTATTGATACAAAACTCCATGAAGTAGATAATATTAAAGATGTAGTAAAAACAGTAAAACAAGTAGTAGACATAACAGATGAAAAAAATGTGATAATAGATCCTGATTGTGGAATGCGAATGCTAGATAAAAAGATAGCACAAGAAAAACTTAGTTTACTTGATGAAATTAAAAAAGAAGGAGTATAA
- a CDS encoding nitroreductase family protein, which yields MKLNIDPVRCVRCGLCQSVCIFNNISLDPEVHETETECFECGHCVSICPTGAINLKIYEDLNYDTRNKYKTDKLDVTYDEYIDVLNRHRSIRYFTKEDVTPQTYEKLFKCLDNTPTASNMQDLDIVVIKSDLYEFTKHIYDIIKTKSSDFLTIRNLAKYIENPDENQNTLLYTGRDIILLFSKNPQDTTIACGRIEITAQLMGLGGFYNGFIVMADEIDHEKLMEYFPEIDPSKHLSCAYIIGHPKIKFKRPLPPRKVNITYK from the coding sequence ATGAAACTAAATATAGATCCTGTAAGATGTGTAAGATGTGGATTATGTCAAAGTGTATGTATTTTTAATAACATATCATTAGATCCAGAAGTACATGAAACAGAAACTGAATGTTTTGAATGTGGACACTGTGTATCAATATGTCCAACAGGTGCAATAAACCTTAAAATATATGAAGATCTCAACTATGATACACGTAACAAATACAAAACAGACAAACTTGATGTAACATATGATGAATACATAGATGTATTAAACAGACATAGAAGTATCAGATATTTTACAAAAGAAGATGTAACACCTCAAACATATGAGAAACTATTTAAATGTCTTGATAATACACCAACAGCATCAAACATGCAAGATCTTGACATTGTAGTTATTAAAAGTGACTTATATGAATTTACAAAACATATCTATGATATAATAAAAACTAAATCTAGTGATTTTCTAACAATAAGAAATTTAGCAAAATATATAGAAAATCCAGATGAAAACCAAAATACACTACTTTATACAGGTCGTGACATAATATTACTATTTTCAAAAAATCCACAAGATACAACAATTGCATGTGGACGAATTGAAATAACAGCACAACTTATGGGACTCGGTGGATTTTATAATGGCTTTATAGTAATGGCTGATGAAATAGATCATGAAAAACTCATGGAATATTTCCCAGAAATAGATCCATCTAAACACTTATCATGTGCATACATAATAGGACATCCAAAAATCAAATTTAAAAGACCACTACCACCACGAAAAGTTAATATAACATACAAATAA